The uncultured Paludibaculum sp. sequence AGAGTCATGGAGGCGTCGTCCCATCTTGACACGCGGTGCACCCGCGACCGCGAGCCTATGAAAGAATGGAGCCGGGACAAATCATACTGCCATGACAATTGCGAGAAGGACCTTCCTCACATCCGCCGCGCTGACGGCCGCGAGTTACCAGCGGGTGATGGGCGCCAACGAGAAGCTGCGGGTCGGGTTGATTGGATCCGGCGGGCAGGGCCGGGCCGATTGGAAGTTGTTCCTGAAGAACCCGGAGGTAGTCCCTGTTGCGGTTTGCGATGTTTACGAACCGAACTTGAAGCAGGGTCTGGCGCTGGCGGAACAGGCGGGGACAGCCGGCGGAGCAGTCGCGGGGTACAAGGATTTCCGGAAGGTTCTTGAGAGGAAGGACATTGATGCCGTGATTGTCGGCACGCCGGACCACTGGCATGCCATTCCGACGATTGCGGCGTGCCAGGCGGGCAAGGACGTCTATTGTGAGAAGCCGCTATCGCTGACGATTCGCGAGGGCCGGGCGATGGTGGACGCGGCGCGAAAGCACAACGTCGTGGTGCAGACAGGCAGCCAGCAGAGGTCGGGTCCTCACTATGCGCAGGCGGTGGAGATCATCCGCAGCGGCAAGCTGGGGAAGATCGGGCATGTGCAGGCGAGCCTGATCAGGAACGCCATGCCGGGCTGGGGGACGACAGCGGACGAGCAACCGCCAGCGGATCTGGATTGGGACTTCTGGCTGGGACCGGCGCCGGCGCGGCCTTACAACAAGATGCGCTGCCTGTATCACTTCCGCTGGTGGTGGGACTACTCGGGTGGGCAGATGACCAACTTCGGCGCGCACGACATCGACATTGTGCGCTGGGCCATGAATGTGGATGCGCCGCGCGCGGTGGCGGCATTCGGCGGGCGATATTGCCTGACTGGCGCGGGCGAGACTCCGGACGTCCAGGAGGTGCTGTATCAGTTCCCTGACTGGGTGCTGACGTGGACGACGTGCGAGATGAATAGCGCACGGAAGTCCGGCATCACTGTACACGGTACGAACGCGACGATGCGTCTGACGCGTGGCGGCATTGAGATCAACGGCGAGAAGTGGGGCGGGCTGGAACCGAAGCAGCCGGGCGTCGAGAACCAGAAGTATCCGGGGACCGAGCAACATTCGATGCACGTGCGGAACTTCCTGGACTGCGTGAAGAGCCGGAAGCGGCCCAATGCGGATGTCGAGGAGGGCTACAAGACGGCGGTGATGTGTCACCTCGGCAACATTGCCATGCGGCTAGGGC is a genomic window containing:
- a CDS encoding Gfo/Idh/MocA family oxidoreductase; translated protein: MTIARRTFLTSAALTAASYQRVMGANEKLRVGLIGSGGQGRADWKLFLKNPEVVPVAVCDVYEPNLKQGLALAEQAGTAGGAVAGYKDFRKVLERKDIDAVIVGTPDHWHAIPTIAACQAGKDVYCEKPLSLTIREGRAMVDAARKHNVVVQTGSQQRSGPHYAQAVEIIRSGKLGKIGHVQASLIRNAMPGWGTTADEQPPADLDWDFWLGPAPARPYNKMRCLYHFRWWWDYSGGQMTNFGAHDIDIVRWAMNVDAPRAVAAFGGRYCLTGAGETPDVQEVLYQFPDWVLTWTTCEMNSARKSGITVHGTNATMRLTRGGIEINGEKWGGLEPKQPGVENQKYPGTEQHSMHVRNFLDCVKSRKRPNADVEEGYKTAVMCHLGNIAMRLGRSLQWDAAKEQIVGDADANRWMSREYRKPWKLG